A single region of the Ictalurus punctatus breed USDA103 chromosome 17, Coco_2.0, whole genome shotgun sequence genome encodes:
- the LOC108278366 gene encoding A disintegrin and metalloproteinase with thrombospondin motifs 8, with amino-acid sequence MCPWYYIVLLAACVFSGRVSEGFEAEEIVPIRLTGRTGRRVTKRSEDHPSFILRAFGRNFTLNLQPDTSFISPLLKAYHIRAKDLSAAQRQVSVFDLTDVNMGETATAGSQLRGCFFTGTVDFNDESVVSVSLCHGIVGSFFSDGDEYQIKPKRFGTGTNESATDQPHVITRQQLTKRLRDASQWLAGTHGESSRRSGKHSRDSSGSSRRRRFVSVPRFIETLVVADASVSSFYGEDTKHYVLTLVSVAAQIYKHPSIKNSLNMVVVKLLIVEDEEVGPSVSSNGGLALRNFCSWQQQFNPSSQRHPEHYDTALLFTREDICGHQSCDTLGIADVGTMCDPKRSCSVIEDNGLQAAFTIAHELGHVMSMPHDDSKNCERYFGNLPTHHVMAPVYTSFIKKSPWSPCSAFYITEFFDNGHGDCLLDAPEKILPLPTELPGVIYSLDHQCQQTFGENFSHCQNVSAGEVCSQLWCQEEGQSVCTTRNGSLPWADGTDCAPNRKCLDGVCISSEEVMEPGNKEVVDGGWGEWGVWKPCSRSCGGGVMFSYRECDQPVPQNRGKYCEGQRVQYRSCNTQACETSHGKSFREEQCEKYNNPNHFDIRGNVKQWIPKYAGVSPRDRCKLFCRARGSSEFRVFEAKVIDGTACSPDSTSICVQGQCIKAGCDLQIGSNKKLDKCGVCGGNGLSCRKISGSYNEVIQGYSDIVTIPIGATNIDIKQRSLKGKKHDGNYLAIKRENGEYILNGNFSVSTVEQDIPANGAVLKYSGSATILERIQSFRQLKEAITIQLLSTTGETAPAKIKYTFFIPKGIPFSKTKEGKTSVHPFGVPQWVVGEWSECSKSCGSGWSRRTVECQDNAGIYYNHCDQDLRPADIRPCADLPCPMWQIGPWSSCSRTCGHGERQRNVDCVDFTGKVVDKEKCDSSKQPRPVFGECMYQEC; translated from the exons ATGTGCCCGTGGTATTATATTGTACTTTTAGCTGCGTGTGTATTCAGTGGGAGAGTTTCGGAGGGGTTTGAAGCAGAAGAGATCGTGCCTATCCGTTTAACGGGACGCACCGGGAGACGCGTAACGAAGAGAAGCGAAGATCATCCGAGTTTTATACTCAGGGCTTTCGGGCGCAATTTCACACTGAATCTACAACCGGACACCAGCTTCATATCCCCGTTACTGAAAGCGTATCATATCCGAGCGAAGGATTTATCCGCAGCACAGAGACAGGTGTCAGTCTTCGACCTAACAGATGTGAACATGGGTGAAACCGCAACAGCTGGATCACAACTGCGAGGCTGCTTCTTTACAGGAACTGTTGACTTTAATGATGAGTCAGTGGTGTCAGTCAGTCTCTGTCACGGCATTGTGGGATCGTTCTTTTCGGACGGAGACGAGTACCAGATCAAGCCCAAGCGCTTTGGCACGGGAACGAACGAGAGCGCAACTGACCAGCCGCATGTCATCACAAGACAGCAACTGACCAAAAGACTTCGAGACGCAAGTCAGTGGCTTGCTGGGACACATGGGGAAAGTTCCCGGAGGTCAGGTAAACACAGCAGGGATAGCTCAGGGTCTTCCAGACGCAGGCGCTTTGTCTCCGTGCCGAGATTTATCGAGACTCTGGTGGTGGCGGACGCTTCAGTGTCGAGTTTCTACGGAGAAGACACCAAG CACTATGTCTTGACCTTGGTGTCCGTGGCTGCTCAGATTTACAAGCATCCCAGCATTAAAAACTCACTGAACATGGTGGTAGTGAAGTTGCTGATAGTGGAAGATGAGGAGGTTGGACCATCTGTCTCCAGTAATGGAGGCTTGGCACTTCGTAATTTCTGTTCTTGGCAGCAGCAATTCAACCCATCCAGCCAGAGGCATCCTGAGCATTACGACACTGCCCTGCTATTCACTAGAGAG gacatttGTGGCCATCAGAGCTGTGACACACTTGGCATTGCTGATGTGGGGACCATGTGTGACCCTAAAAGGAGTTGTTCAGTTATTGAAGACAACGGACTACAGGCGGCGTTCACAATAGCTCATGAATTAG GCCATGTGATGAGTATGCCTCATGATGACTCGAAGAACTGTGAGAGGTATTTTGGAAATCTGCCCACGCATCATGTTATGGCTCCAGTATATACAAGCTTTATAAAGAAGTCCCCCTGGTCCCCCTGCAGTGCATTCTACATCACAGAGTTCTTTGACAATGGCCACG GAGACTGCTTACTGGATGCCCCTGAGAAGATTTTGCCCTTGCCCACTGAGTTGCCTGGTGTGATTTATAGCCTGGACCACCAATGCCAGCAGACCTTTGGAGAGAATTTCTCACACTGTCAGAATGTTTCTGCTGGTGAGGTGTGCAGCCAGCTGTGGTGCCAGGAGGAAGGCCAGTCTGTGTGTACCACCAGAAATGGGAGTTTACCCTGGGCAGATGGCACAGATTGTGCCCCCAACAGGAAGTGCCTGGATGGTGTTTGTATTTCTTCTGAGGAGGTAATGGAACCAGGTAACAAG GAGGTGGTGGATGGTGGATGGGGAGAATGGGGTGTGTGGAAGCCTTGCTCTCGCTCCTGTGGTGGAGGAGTAATGTTCTCGTACAGAGAGTGTGACCAGCCAGTTCCTCAGAACCGAGGAAAATACTGCGAGGGACAGAGAGTTCAGTATCGCTCCTGCAATACACAGGCCTGTGAAACCAGTCATG GGAAAAGCTTCCGTGAAGAACAGTGTGAGAAGTATAACAATCCCAATCATTTTGATATTCGTGGAAATGTCAAGCAGTGGATACCAAAATATGCTGGTGTATCACCACGGGACAGATGTAAACTCTTTTGTAGAGCAAGAGGCAGCAGTGAATTCAGAGTGTTTGAAGCCAAG GTCATTGATGGAACAGCATGCAGTCCAGATTCTACGTCAATCTGTGTCCAAGGCCAGTGCATTAAAGCTGGCTGTGACCTCCAGATTGGCTCCAATAAGAAGCTTGAcaagtgtggtgtgtgtggtgggaaTGGTCTTAGCTGCAGGAAGATATCAGGTTCATATAATGAAGTCAT CCAGGGGTACAGTGATATTGTAACAATCCCAATAGGGGCCACCAACATTGACATCAAGCAGCGGAGCCTCAAGGGCAAAAAACATGATGGGAACTACCTAGCTATCAAAAGAGAAAATGGTGAGTATATACTGAATGGCAACTTCTCTGTGTCCACTGTCGAACAGGACATTCCAGCTAATGGGGCTGTGCTCAAGTACAGTGGCTCAGCGACCATCTTAGAACGAATTCAAAGCTTTCGCCAACTCAAGGAAGCCATCACCATCCAACTCCTGTCCACCACTGGAGAGACAGCCCCAGCAAAGATCAAATATACATTCTTTATCCCTAAAGGCATCCCTTTCAGTAaaacaaaagaaggaaagacaTCTGTTCATCCTTTTGGTGTTCCACAGTGGGTAGTGGGAGAGTGGTCAGAGTGTTCCAAAAGCTGTGGATCAGGATGGTCTCGGAGAACAGTGGAATGCCAGGATAATGCTGGCATTTACTATAACCACTGTGACCAAGACCTCAGACCTGCAGACATCAGGCCATGTGCAGATCTTCCATGTCCCATGTGGCAAATAGGCCCATGGTCTTCGTGTTCCCGAACATGCGGTCATGGGGAACGCCAACGCAATGTGGACTGTGTTGATTTCACTGGGAAGGTTGTTGACAAAGAGAAGTGTGATTCTTCCAAGCAACCCAGGCCAGTATTTGGAGAGTGTATGTACCAGGAGTGTTAA